The following coding sequences are from one Paenibacillus sp. JDR-2 window:
- a CDS encoding ABC-F family ATP-binding cassette domain-containing protein has product MSILNVERLSHGFGDRAIFNDVSFRLLKGEHIGLIGANGEGKSTFMNIITGKLQPDDGKVEWSKRMRVGYLDQHAVLSKGLTMRDVLKGAFQYLFDMEQEMNDMYGRMGDVSPEELEKLLEDVGTIQDTLTNQDFYLIDAKIDETARGLGLTDVGLDKDVHDLSGGQRTKVLLAKLLLEKPDILLLDEPTNYLDEQHIEWLKRYLQEYENAFILISHDIPFLNSVINLIYHMENQELTRYVGDYDHFLEVHEMKKQQLESAFKRQQQEISELKDFVARNKASVATRNMAMSRQKKLDKMEVIELAKEKPKPQFNFMDARASSKLIFETKDLVIGYDSPLSRPLNLRMERGQKIALVGANGIGKTTLLRSILGEIPAVKGTVQRGDILSIGYFQQEMKESNNNTCIDEIWNEFPSYSQFEVRAALAKCGLTTKHIESKIAVLSGGEKAKVRLCKLINRETNVLVLDEPTNHLDVDAKDELARALKAYKGSIILISHEPEFYKQVVTETWNCEEWTTKVF; this is encoded by the coding sequence ATGAGTATATTAAACGTTGAAAGATTAAGCCATGGATTTGGCGACCGCGCGATTTTTAACGACGTATCGTTCCGTCTGCTCAAAGGGGAGCATATCGGTCTGATCGGCGCAAACGGCGAAGGCAAATCCACGTTTATGAACATTATTACCGGCAAGCTCCAGCCGGATGACGGCAAGGTGGAATGGTCCAAACGGATGCGCGTTGGTTATCTCGATCAGCACGCCGTTCTGAGCAAAGGACTTACGATGCGCGATGTTCTTAAAGGCGCCTTCCAATATTTGTTTGACATGGAACAAGAGATGAACGATATGTACGGCCGTATGGGCGACGTATCGCCGGAAGAGCTGGAGAAGCTCCTTGAGGATGTCGGCACGATTCAAGATACGTTGACGAATCAGGATTTCTATCTCATCGATGCAAAAATCGATGAAACCGCGCGTGGTCTTGGCCTGACCGATGTCGGCCTCGACAAGGACGTTCACGACCTCAGCGGAGGCCAGCGCACGAAAGTATTGCTGGCCAAGCTGCTGCTTGAGAAGCCGGATATTCTGCTCCTCGACGAGCCTACCAACTATCTGGACGAACAGCACATTGAATGGTTGAAGCGTTACTTGCAGGAGTATGAGAATGCCTTCATTCTTATCTCTCATGATATTCCGTTCCTGAACAGTGTCATTAACCTGATCTACCACATGGAGAATCAAGAGCTTACCCGTTATGTAGGCGACTACGATCATTTCCTGGAAGTTCATGAAATGAAGAAGCAGCAGCTGGAATCGGCATTCAAGCGCCAACAGCAGGAAATTTCCGAGCTGAAGGATTTTGTGGCCCGTAATAAAGCCAGCGTTGCGACGCGCAACATGGCGATGTCCAGACAGAAGAAACTCGATAAGATGGAAGTTATTGAGCTGGCGAAGGAGAAGCCGAAGCCGCAATTCAACTTCATGGACGCAAGAGCATCCAGCAAGCTGATCTTCGAAACGAAGGATCTTGTCATCGGCTACGATTCGCCGCTCTCGAGACCGCTTAATCTCCGGATGGAGCGTGGTCAGAAGATTGCCCTTGTTGGCGCGAACGGTATCGGTAAGACAACCCTGCTGCGCAGTATTCTGGGCGAAATCCCGGCAGTGAAAGGCACTGTCCAGCGTGGCGATATTCTTAGCATTGGCTACTTCCAGCAGGAGATGAAAGAGTCGAACAACAATACGTGCATCGATGAGATCTGGAATGAGTTCCCGTCTTATTCGCAGTTCGAAGTGCGTGCGGCACTCGCGAAATGCGGTCTGACGACCAAGCATATCGAGAGCAAAATCGCCGTGCTCAGCGGCGGCGAGAAAGCAAAGGTACGCCTCTGCAAGCTGATCAACCGCGAGACGAACGTGCTTGTGCTTGACGAGCCGACGAACCACTTGGACGTTGACGCAAAGGACGAGCTGGCCCGTGCGCTGAAAGCGTACAAAGGCAGCATCATCCTTATCTCTCACGAACCTGAATTCTACAAGCAAGTCGTTACCGAAACGTGGAACTGCGAAGAGTGGACAACGAAAGTATTCTAA